In a single window of the Sylvia atricapilla isolate bSylAtr1 chromosome 20, bSylAtr1.pri, whole genome shotgun sequence genome:
- the LOC136370316 gene encoding fibrinogen-like protein 1-like protein — protein sequence MAGHHNSPVFFTSLLALLSPLLALHIENLERLKINLDEIINIHSDGPLPDEVGGIIERNWAADPQQAQGRSWPKDCSELPASSPSGIYIIQPTGQQTIVVYCEMNREDGGWTLIQRNHRDTPVSWDESWSTYKHGFGNVHTEFWLGTEYIHQITRQKVYQVRFVIWDASNNMKFADYNLFSLDDESQGYQLRLGAHSGTAEDAMASKGTTTMHDNMKFSAKDRDQDTSSGNCAASSGGGWWYSACYSVLLNFKGGMTWGSLCKGNCRASAILIKPTTYC from the exons ATGG CTGGTCATCACAACAGCCCTGTGTTCTTCACCtctctgctggccctgctgtccccgcTTCTTGCTCTGCACATTGAAAACTTGGAGagattgaaaataaatttagatGAAATCATTAATATCCATTCCGATGGGCCTCTTCCTG ATGAAGTTGGAGGGATCATCGAGAGGAACTGGGCAGCTGACCCTCAGCAGGCACAGGGCCGCA GTTGGCCCAAGGACTGCAGTGAGCTTCCTGCTAGCAGCCCCAGTGGCATTTACATCATCCAGCCCACAGGACAGCAAACCATTGTGGTCTACTGTGAGATGAACAGGGAGGATGGAGGCTGGACTCTCATCCAGAGGAACCACAGAGATACACCAGTTAGCTGGGACGAGTCCTGGAGCACCTACAAGCATGGCTTTGGGAATGTGCACACTGAATTCTGGCTGGGCACTGAGTACATCCACCAGATCACCAGGCAGAAGGTCTACCAGGTCAGGTTTGTCATCTGGGATGCTTCAAATAACATGAAGTTTGCAGACTACAACCTGTTCAGCCTGGATGATGAGTCCCAGGGCTaccagctgaggctgggagcGCACTCCGGGACAGCAGAGGATGCCATGGCCTCCAAGGGCACGACCACCATGCACGACAACATGAAGTTCTCTGCTAAAGATCGGGATCAGGACACTTCTAGTGGGAACTGTGCCGCCAGCTCCGGGGGTGGGTGGTGGTACTCAGCATGTTACTCTGTGCTTCTGAACTTCAAAGGGGGCATGACATGGGGCAGCCTGTGCAAGGGGAACTGCAGAGCCTCAGCCATCCTCATCAAGCCCACCACCTACTGCTAg
- the LOC136370317 gene encoding LOW QUALITY PROTEIN: fibrinogen-like protein 1-like protein (The sequence of the model RefSeq protein was modified relative to this genomic sequence to represent the inferred CDS: substituted 1 base at 1 genomic stop codon), giving the protein MGMFSDFPSSETKADLHAWYMQTLSESEIELVTQRSEEELEGRILVGTSHRFVPWACSILFCPAPGWPRDCSKVPAGSPNGIYIVQPTGQQTIMVYCEMSGADRGWTVIQRNQQNSAIFWDESWRTYKHSFGNVNTEFWLGTEYIHQITGQNVYQVRFVWDASNNMKFADYHLFSLDDGSQYSWRLGAHSWSAEDAMASKGMTTMHDNMKFSAEDWDLDAHSGNCAARSGGRWWHLACYSVHLIFKGGMAXGNLCQGNCRASAILIKPTARATSPNACAGHGARAESCWATLC; this is encoded by the exons ATGGGGATGTTCTcagattttccttcttcagaaacaaaagcagactTGCATGCCTGGTACATGCAGACTCTCTCTGAGAGTGAGATAGAGTTGGTGACCCAGAGGagtgaggaggagctg GAAGGCAGGATCCTGGTGGG AACCAGCCACAGGTTTGTGCCTTGGGCTTGTTCAATCCTCTtctgtcctgccccaggctggcccagggacTGCAGCAAGgtccctgctggcagccccaATGGCATCTACATAGTCCAGCCTACAGGACAGCAAACCATCATGGTGTACTGTGAGATGAGTGGGGCAGACAGGGGCTGGACTGTCATCCAGAGGAATCAGCAGAACTCAGCGATCTTCTGGGATGAGTCTTGGAGAACCTACAAGCACAGCTTTGGGAATGTGAACACTGAGTTCTGGCTGGGCACTGAGTACATCCACCAGATCACCGGGCAGAATGTCTACCAGGTCAGGTTTGTCTGGGATGCTTCAAATAACATGAAGTTTGCAGACTACCACCTGTTCAGCCTGGATGATGGGTCCCAGTATT CCTGGAGGCTGGGAGCACACTCCTGGTCAGCAGAGGATGCCATGGCCTCCAAGGGTATGACCACCATGCACGACAACATGAAGTTCTCTGCTGAAGACTGGGATCTTGACGCTCATAGCGGAAACTGTGCCGCCAGGTCTGGGGGCAGGTGGTGGCACTTGGCGTGTTACTCTGTGCATTTGATCTTCAAAGGGGGTATGGCATGaggcaatctgtgccaggggaaCTGCAGAGCCTCAGCCATCCTCATCAAACCTACTGCTAGGGCTACCTCACCAAACGCTTGTGCTGGGCATGGGGCCAGAGCAGAGTCCTGCTGGGCCACTCTTTGCTga